A window of Aphelocoma coerulescens isolate FSJ_1873_10779 chromosome W unlocalized genomic scaffold, UR_Acoe_1.0 ChrW_unloc_scaf_3, whole genome shotgun sequence contains these coding sequences:
- the LOC138102869 gene encoding uncharacterized protein: MLRYQSLLLEQDDVTLKTTSVVNPAMFLSSTLTDDMPEHDCLQTIEKVYSSRPDLKDVPLENPDWNLFTDGSSFMRNGKRMTGYAVTTQDKVIEAKALPADVSSQKAELIALTRALDLSEGKKKLQNYIVLSRPIGLDTPAHPFQPGDWVDVKWWDSDPLQAKWREPFQILLTTLTTVKFAGKGPWIHYSRVKKASAPETTEKTETDTNEDDVV, encoded by the exons ATGCTTAGGTATCAGTCACTGCTgttagaacaggatgatgttaccCTGAAAACAACTTCTGTTGTTAACCCTGCCATGTTTCTGTCCTCTACCTTAACTGACGATATGCCTGAGCATGACTGTTTGCAGACAATCGAGAAGGTCTATTctagcagaccagacctgaaagacGTGCCCCTAGAAAATCCAGATTGGAACCTGTTTACagatgggagcagcttcatgagaaatggTAAACGAATGACAGGTTATGCAGTAACCACCCAGGACAAGGTGATCGAGGCGAAGGCCCTGCCAGCAGATGTGTCATCGCAGAAGGCTGAACTGATTGCATTAACGAGGGCCCTAGACCTGAGTGAAGGAAAGAAG aagctccagaacTACATCGTGTTATCCAGACCCATAGGACTGGACACACCTGcacatcccttccagcctggagactgggtcgATGTTAAGTGGTGGGACAGTGATCCTCTACAGGCCAAGTGGAGAGAACCGTTCCAGATTTTGCTGACCACCCTCACCACAGTCAAATTTGCTGGCAAAGGACCCTGGATTCACTACTCCAGAGTTAAGAaggcttctgctcctgaaacaactgagaaaacagagactgatacaaatgaaGATGATGTGgtttaa